One window from the genome of Cuculus canorus isolate bCucCan1 chromosome 12, bCucCan1.pri, whole genome shotgun sequence encodes:
- the ISL2 gene encoding insulin gene enhancer protein ISL-2, whose amino-acid sequence MVDILLPGAMGEPSKRRPGLALCAGCGGRIQDPFLLRVSPDLEWHVACLKCAECGQPLDETCTCFLRDGKAYCKRDYSRLFAVKCAQCRAAFSSSDLVMRARDHVYHLECFRCAACGRQLLPGDQFCLRERDLLCRAEHGPPPDGSGARGPRSPAAPHLAEPVPGRPPAPRPPAHKAAEKTTRVRTVLNEKQLHTLRTCYAANPRPDALMKEQLVEMTGLSPRVIRVWFQNKRCKDKKKSILMKQLQQQQHSDKTSLQGLTGTPLVAGSPIRHESAVQGSAVEVQTYQPPWKALSEFALQSDLDQPAAFQQLVSFSESGSLGTSSGSDVTSLSSQLPDTPNSMVPSPAET is encoded by the exons ATGGTGGACATCCTGCTGCCGGGCGCCATGGGCGAGCCCTCCAAGA GGCGGCCGGGGCTGGCGCTGTGCGCGGGCTGCGGGGGCCGCATCCAGGACCCCTTCCTGCTGCGGGTGTCCCCGGACCTCGAGTGGCATGTCGCCTGCCTCAAGTGCGCCGAGTGCGGGCAGCCGCTGGACGAGACCTGTACGTGCTTCCTGCGAGACGGCAAGGCCTACTGCAAGCGGGACTACAGCAG GCTCTTCGCCGTGAAGTGCGCGCAGTGCCGGGCCGCCTTCAGCAGCAGCGACCTGGTGATGCGCGCCCGCGACCACGTCTACCACCTCGAGTGCTTCCGCTGCGCCGCCTGCGGCCGCCAGCTCCTGCCCGGGGACCAGTTCTGCCTGCGGGAGCGCGACCTGCTCTGCCGCGCCGAGCACGGGCCGCCCCCCGACGGCAGCGGCGCCCGCGGGCCGCgcagccccgccgccccgcaCCTCGCAG AGCCGGTGCCCGGGCGGCCGCCTGCCCCGCGCCCGCCGGCGCACAAAGCGGCGGAGAAGACGACGCGGGTGCGAACGGTGCTGAACGAGAAGCAGCTACACACGCTGAGGACCTGCTACGCCGCCAACCCGCGCCCCGACGCCCTGATGAAGGAGCAACTGGTGGAGATGACGGGGCTCAGCCCGCGCGTCATCCGCGTCTGGTTCCAGAACAAGCGCTgcaaggacaagaagaaatccATCCTCAtgaagcagctccagcagcagcagcacagcgaCAAGACG AGCCTGCAGGGTCTCACCGGGACGCCGCTGGTGGCCGGGAGCCCCATCCGCCACGAGAGCGCCGTGCAGGGCAGCGCCGTGGAGGTGCAGACCTACCAGCCGCCTTGGAAGGCGCTCAGCGAGTTCGCCCTGCAGAGCGACCTGGATCAGCCCGCCGCCTTCCAGCAGCTG GTCTCCTTCTCCGAGTCCGGCTCCTTGGGCACCTCCTCCGGCAGCGACGTGACCTCGCTGTCCTCCCAGCTCCCCGACACCCCCAACAGCATGGTGCCCAGCCCGGCCGAGACGTGA